DNA from Nocardioides seonyuensis:
CGACGGACTGGTCGAGCCGTCGCAGGGCGTCGGCCGTCGCGATGAGGGGGGACGTGTGCCCGGCGGTGCCACCGCCGGCGAGGAGTACGTGCATCGACGTCAAATCTATCGGCGCGGCGATGCGGACAGACCGGTGGAGCCCCGACGGCGCCGCGCTGCCAGGGCCGCGGCCGCCTCCGGCTCCCTCCGGGCGAAGCCGATGACCAGGCCGAGTGCCACGAGGGACGGCAGCAGCGCGGAGCCGCCGTAGGAGACGAGCGGCAGCGGGATGCCGATCACGGGCAGCAGCGCCAGCACCATGCCGAGGTTGATCATCGCCTGGCCCAGCAACCACACGACGATGCCGAAGGTGGCGTACCGCACGAACGGGTCGTCGGTCGTCATGGCGACCCGGATCGCGGCATACGCGATCGTGAAGAACAGGGCGACCACCAGGAGCGTGCCCGCCAGGCCCAGCTCCTCACCGAGGACGGCGAAGATGTAGTCGGTGTGGGCCTCCGGCAGGTCTCCCCACTTCTGCGTCGAGGCACCGATGCCCTGGCCGAACCATCCGCCGGTCGACAGCGCGTAGAGCCCGTGGGCGGGCTGCCAGCCCGCGTCGTGGTAGTCCTTGAAGGGATCGGTGAAGTGGGTGATGCGCGCGAGCCGCTCGGTGTCGAGCGTGGCGAGGAACGTCGCCCCGACCCCGAGGATGGACAGGCTGAGCCCGAACAGCCGCAGAGGCGCCCCCACGACCCAGAGCATGCCCAGCATGATCGCGGAGAGCACCAGCGCGGTCCCGAGGTCGCGACCGACGAGCACGAGCGCGATGACGGCGAGCAGCCCGGGCACCACCGGCACCAGGATGTGGTGGAGCTCCTTGAGGCGACGCTCCTTGTGGGCGTAGATGTTGGCCGCCCACAGCACGATGGCGAGCTTGGCGATCTCGGCCGGCTGGATCTGCGCGGGTCCGATCGCGAGCCAGTTCTTGTTGCCGTTGACGACTACGCCGAACTGCGCGACGAGTGCCAGCAGCACGAGGGCGACCAGGAACCCGGGATAGGCCAGGCGACGCACGTGCTTGAGCGGCATCCGCGACGCGATGAACGCGGCGGGAAGGCCGAGGACCACCCACATCAGCTGGCGCTTGACCACGGCGTAGGAGTCGTCGTAGGTGATGAACGACCGCACGCTCGAGGCGCTCAGCACCATGATCAGGCCGATGGTCAGCAGCAGCAGGCTCGACCCGAGCAGCAGGTAGTAGGACGCCAGGGGCTTGTCGAGCGCCTCGCGCACCGACCGCCACCGGGCCACGAGCCCGTCGCCCAGCGCGGGGCGCGCCTTCTCGACGGGGCTCGCGGTGGTCATCGGTCGCGTTCCCCCTCGGGTCGGTCGGTGCTGGCGGTCAGGGCTCCAGGTGGCGGCGGACCGCCGCGGCGAACGCGTCTCCGCGTGCGCCGTAGTTGGCGAACATGTCCATGGAGGCGCATCCCGGCGCCAGCAGCACCGTGTCGCCCGGTCTGGCGAGACCGGCCGCGGCGTCGACGACGCGCTCCATCGGGGCACCAGTCTCACCCTCGCCCGTGTCGATGACGGGCACATCCGGAGCGTGTCGCGAAAGAGCCTCGGCCACCACCTCGCGGTCGCGTCCGAGGAGTACGACGCCCCGCAACCGCTCGCGGACCGCGAGCACCAGCTCGTCGAAGCGGGCGCCCTTGGCCAGGCCGCCGGCGACCCACACGACGGAGTCGTAGGCCAGCAGGGAGGACATGGCGGCATGGGGGTTGGTCGCCTTGGAGTCGTCGACCCAGGCGATGCCGTCACGGTCGGCGACGAGCGCGATGCGGTGGCCGTCGGGCCGGAAGGCCCGCAGTCCCTCGCGCACCGCCTGCTGGCTCACTCCGTGCGCTCGCGCGAGGGCGGCCGCTGCCAGGGCGTTGGCCACGAAGTGGGGGGCCGGTGAGGCGAGGTCGTCGACGGAGCAGAGCTCGGCGGCGCTGGTCGCGCGCTCCTCGATGAAGGCGCGGTCCACGAGGAGGTCCTCCACCACCCCCAGGCTGCCGACGCCCGGCATCCCCAGGGTGAACCCGATGGCCCGGGCACCCTCGACGACGTCGGCCTCACGCACCATCTCCTCGAGCGCCGGGTCGGCGAGGTTGTAGACGCACGCCCGCTCGACGCCTGCGTAGATGCGGGCCTTGTCGGCCGCATAGCGGGACATGCCCGGCTCTCCGCCGAGCCAGTCGCCGTCGTACCAGTCGAGGTGGTCCTCGGCGAGGTTGAGGACCACGGCCGACTCGGCCGCCATCGAGTGTGTGTAGTGGAGCTGGAAGCTCGACAGCTCGACCGCGAACACGTCGTGGGGCTCGGGGTCCATCACCGCCTCGACGATCGGGCGCCCGACGTTGCCCACCGCGGCGCTGCGCAGCCCGGCAGCCTCCAGGATGGAGTGGAGCATCTGCACCGTCGTGGTCTTGCCGTTGGTGCCGGTGACCGCGAGCCAGGGTGCGGCGTGCGCGGGGTCGCGCAGCCGCCAGGCGAGCTCGACCTCGCCCCACACCGGGATGCCGCGGGCTGTCGCCTGGGCGAGCAGCGGCGCGGAGGGGCGCCAGCCCGGGGAGGTGACGAGGACGTCGACGTCGTCGGGGAGCGTGGCGGTGGCGCCCTCCTCGATGCGGATGCGGGCACCGAGGCTCTGCAGCAGCTCGGCCTGCTCGACCTTCGCATCGGTCGGCGTCTCGTCGAGTGCGGTGACGTCGGCACCCAGGAACAGGAGGTTGTCGGCCGCGGCGTATCCGGAGACGCCGAAGCCTGCGACGACGGCCCGCACGCCGTGCCAGGAGTCGTGGCGGCCGAGGGTGGCCGGGTCGGGTCGAGCCGGATCTGGGTGGCTCATCCGATCCCGGCCACCCATTCGGCGTAGAAGATGCCCAGGCCGATCGCGACGGACAGGCCGGTGATGATCCAGAACCGGATCACGACGGTCACCTGCTCCCAGCCGAGCATCTCGAAGTGGTGCTGGAGCGGCGCCATCCGGAACACGCGGTGCCCGGGCTGCACACGGAACACCGAGCGGAAGAGACCGCTGGCGCGACTGATCTTGAACACCGACACCTGGACCATCACCGACAGCGTGATGACGACGAAGAGGCCGCCGATGATCAGCAGGAGCAGCTCGGTGCGCGTCATGATCGCGAACCCCGCCATCGCGCCGCCGAGGGCGAGGGAGCCGGTGTCGCCCATGAAGATCTGGGCCGGGGAGGCGTTCCACCACAAGAAGCCGAAGCAGGCCCCGGTGATGGCGGCTGCGACGACGGCGAGGTCGAGGGGGTCTCGCACCTCGTAGCACTTGGCGCCCGCCTCGAGGGCGCACGACTGGCTGTTCTGCCAGATGTTGACCAGCGTGTAGGCCGCGAAGACCAGGATGCTCGCGCCCGTGGCCAGGCCGTCGAGCCCGTCGGTGAGGTTCACGGCGTTGGAGGTGCCGGTGACGATGAGCCAGATCAGCACGATCACGAGGACGGTCGGCAGGGCGAAGCCCTCGTAGTCGCGGATGAAGGAGATGTGGTGGGACGCCGGGCGCCAGCCCCGCTCGTCCTCCAGGACGGGTGAGAGCGCGAGGACCCCGAACACGACGGCGACCAGCGTCTGGCCGATCATCTTGGCGCGACTGCGCAGGCCGAGGTTGCGCTGGCGGCTGATCTTGATGAAGTCGTCGAGGAAGCCCACCAGGCCCAGCCCCATGAACAGGAACAGCAGGAGCAGCGCGGACGCCGTGGGGGCCTGGCCGGTGATGAGCTTCGCCATGACGTAGCCGAACACCGTGGCCAGGATGATCACGATCCCGCCCATCGTCGGGGTGCCCCGCTTGGTGTGGTGGGTCGTCGGACCGTCGTCGCGGATCTCCTGGCCGTAGCCCCTGCCCGAGAGCACCCGGATGGCGTAGCGGGTGCCGAGGAGGGAGATCAGCAGCGAGAACCCCCCACCGAACAGGATGGCTCTCATCGGTTGCTGGTCCCTTCGGAGTCAGGTTGGTCGTGCGCGATCGGCTCGCTCGGCGGCTGTTCTGCCAGGAGGAGCTCCTCGGCCAGGATGTCGAGGGCTGCCCCGCGCGAGGCCTTGACCAGGACGACATCAGCAGCCGACACATTGTGTCTCAGCCACTCGACGGCCTCGTCACGGCTCGCCGTCCTCACCGCTTCACCGCCGCGATCGAGTGCCAGGTAGGCGTCGGCTGTCTCCTCGGTCATGGCTCCCACCGCGACCAGGACGTCGACCCCCACGTCGGCAGCGACGTGCCCGACCTGGCGGTGCCCTCGCCCGGCCTCGTCACCGAGCTCGTACATCTCTCCCAGGACGGCGAGGGTACGGCGCCCGGTGCGGGCTCCGATGGCGCCGAGGGTCTCCAGCGCGGCTCGCATCGACTCGGGGTTCGCGTTGTAGGCGTCGTTGATGACCATCAGCCCGTCGGCGCGCTCGCGGACCTCCATCCGCCATCTCGATCGGCTGCGCGCCCGACCCAGCGACGCGGCGATGCTCTCGAGTCCGAGGCCTGCAGAGAGAGCCATCGCAGCGGCGGCGCTGGCGTTGTGGACCTGGTGCTGGCCGATCTCGCACAGGTTCACCGAGGCCGTCTCCACGCCGCCCCCGCCGTACCAGGTGAGACGCATCCGGTGGCGGCCCAGGTCGTCGGAGCCGACCTCGTCGAAGGCCAGCGTGGGCGGGGTCGAGCCCGCGGCGGGACGGGGTCCCCAGGTGACGACCCGGGCGGCCGTGCGGTCGGCCATCGCCATGACGCGCGGGTCCAGGGCGTTGAGCACTGCGGTGCCGTCGGGCGCGAGCGCCTCGACGATCTCGCCCTTGGCCCGGGCGATCGCGTCCACGCTGCCGAACTCACCCACGTGTGCGCTTCCGACGTTGAGGACCGCCGCGACGTCGGGGGGTGCGACCGTGCACAGATAGGCGACGTGACCGATCCCGCGCGCACCCATCTCGACGACGAGGTGGCGGGTCTCCTCCGTGGCTCGCAGCACGGTCAGTGGGACGCCCAGCTCGTTGTTGAAGTTGCCGGCGGTCGCGACCGTCGGTCCGTGCGCCTCGAGGAGCGCGGCGAGGAAGTCCTTGACGCCGGTCTTGCCCTGCGATCCGGTGAGGGCGTGCACCGTCACCTGGGGAAGGCGGTCGATCAGGTGGCGGGCGAGCCGCCGAGAGCCTCCACCACGTCCGTCACCACCACGGTGGGTCCGGGGGTCTGGCGGCTGCCGAGCACGGCTGCGGCTCCTGTGCCGAGAGCCGCCTCGGCGAAGTCGTGGCCGTCCGCGTGCTCGCCCACGACGGCCACGAACAGGCCACCGGGCTCAACGGCCCGCGTGTCCAC
Protein-coding regions in this window:
- the ftsW gene encoding putative lipid II flippase FtsW; this translates as MTTASPVEKARPALGDGLVARWRSVREALDKPLASYYLLLGSSLLLLTIGLIMVLSASSVRSFITYDDSYAVVKRQLMWVVLGLPAAFIASRMPLKHVRRLAYPGFLVALVLLALVAQFGVVVNGNKNWLAIGPAQIQPAEIAKLAIVLWAANIYAHKERRLKELHHILVPVVPGLLAVIALVLVGRDLGTALVLSAIMLGMLWVVGAPLRLFGLSLSILGVGATFLATLDTERLARITHFTDPFKDYHDAGWQPAHGLYALSTGGWFGQGIGASTQKWGDLPEAHTDYIFAVLGEELGLAGTLLVVALFFTIAYAAIRVAMTTDDPFVRYATFGIVVWLLGQAMINLGMVLALLPVIGIPLPLVSYGGSALLPSLVALGLVIGFARREPEAAAALAARRRRGSTGLSASPRR
- a CDS encoding UDP-N-acetylmuramoyl-tripeptide--D-alanyl-D-alanine ligase; amino-acid sequence: MTVHALTGSQGKTGVKDFLAALLEAHGPTVATAGNFNNELGVPLTVLRATEETRHLVVEMGARGIGHVAYLCTVAPPDVAAVLNVGSAHVGEFGSVDAIARAKGEIVEALAPDGTAVLNALDPRVMAMADRTAARVVTWGPRPAAGSTPPTLAFDEVGSDDLGRHRMRLTWYGGGGVETASVNLCEIGQHQVHNASAAAAMALSAGLGLESIAASLGRARSRSRWRMEVRERADGLMVINDAYNANPESMRAALETLGAIGARTGRRTLAVLGEMYELGDEAGRGHRQVGHVAADVGVDVLVAVGAMTEETADAYLALDRGGEAVRTASRDEAVEWLRHNVSAADVVLVKASRGAALDILAEELLLAEQPPSEPIAHDQPDSEGTSNR
- a CDS encoding Mur ligase domain-containing protein, yielding MTLAEIADVVGGAAHGEATVTGPAFVDTRAVEPGGLFVAVVGEHADGHDFAEAALGTGAAAVLGSRQTPGPTVVVTDVVEALGGSPAT
- the murD gene encoding UDP-N-acetylmuramoyl-L-alanine--D-glutamate ligase — encoded protein: MGGRDRMSHPDPARPDPATLGRHDSWHGVRAVVAGFGVSGYAAADNLLFLGADVTALDETPTDAKVEQAELLQSLGARIRIEEGATATLPDDVDVLVTSPGWRPSAPLLAQATARGIPVWGEVELAWRLRDPAHAAPWLAVTGTNGKTTTVQMLHSILEAAGLRSAAVGNVGRPIVEAVMDPEPHDVFAVELSSFQLHYTHSMAAESAVVLNLAEDHLDWYDGDWLGGEPGMSRYAADKARIYAGVERACVYNLADPALEEMVREADVVEGARAIGFTLGMPGVGSLGVVEDLLVDRAFIEERATSAAELCSVDDLASPAPHFVANALAAAALARAHGVSQQAVREGLRAFRPDGHRIALVADRDGIAWVDDSKATNPHAAMSSLLAYDSVVWVAGGLAKGARFDELVLAVRERLRGVVLLGRDREVVAEALSRHAPDVPVIDTGEGETGAPMERVVDAAAGLARPGDTVLLAPGCASMDMFANYGARGDAFAAAVRRHLEP
- the mraY gene encoding phospho-N-acetylmuramoyl-pentapeptide-transferase, whose protein sequence is MRAILFGGGFSLLISLLGTRYAIRVLSGRGYGQEIRDDGPTTHHTKRGTPTMGGIVIILATVFGYVMAKLITGQAPTASALLLLFLFMGLGLVGFLDDFIKISRQRNLGLRSRAKMIGQTLVAVVFGVLALSPVLEDERGWRPASHHISFIRDYEGFALPTVLVIVLIWLIVTGTSNAVNLTDGLDGLATGASILVFAAYTLVNIWQNSQSCALEAGAKCYEVRDPLDLAVVAAAITGACFGFLWWNASPAQIFMGDTGSLALGGAMAGFAIMTRTELLLLIIGGLFVVITLSVMVQVSVFKISRASGLFRSVFRVQPGHRVFRMAPLQHHFEMLGWEQVTVVIRFWIITGLSVAIGLGIFYAEWVAGIG